In a single window of the Streptomyces sp. NBC_00094 genome:
- a CDS encoding peptidase C39 family protein, protein MTSSTPRRTVLAAALAAAAGTAAATTTASAATASASASVVPASAACADPGCAPAESAAGRGHAPAPGLVDNRFWSSYTDWRCGSAAGTKAVAGRRPGLVLATPAGRTEYVDPHTGRTSAWEYASWTSPVHTSTVPATEVIASWNAHTPPGTWLQVELSGTYSDTAATPWYVLGRWASGDGDVRRTSVDDQTDGKSSVWTDTFAIDDAASGLRLVSYRLRLTLYRTPGSDLTPTVWRLGAMASDVPDRFTVPASVPGAAHELAVPRYSQNTHVGQYPEYDNGGEAWCSPTSSQMIVEYWGRRPSAEDLAWVNPAFADPQVCHAARFTYDHQYQGCGNWPFNAAYAATYPDMNAVVTRLRTLTELETLVRAGIPAITSQSFRKEELTGAGYGTSGHLMTVIGFTEDGDVIANDPASPGNEAVRRVYLRREWENIWLRTKRYDANGKVRGGTGGVCYIYWPARPTPSQHRALQALGLA, encoded by the coding sequence ATGACCAGCTCCACCCCGCGCAGAACCGTCCTCGCCGCGGCCCTCGCGGCCGCCGCGGGCACGGCCGCGGCCACCACCACCGCCTCCGCCGCCACGGCCTCGGCCTCGGCCTCTGTGGTCCCCGCCTCCGCCGCTTGCGCGGACCCCGGCTGCGCTCCCGCGGAGAGCGCCGCCGGCCGGGGCCACGCACCGGCGCCCGGGCTCGTCGACAACCGCTTCTGGTCCTCGTACACCGACTGGCGGTGCGGAAGCGCGGCCGGGACGAAGGCGGTGGCCGGCCGCCGGCCCGGCCTCGTCCTCGCCACCCCCGCGGGCCGCACCGAGTACGTCGATCCGCACACCGGCAGGACCTCGGCCTGGGAGTACGCGAGCTGGACCTCGCCCGTGCACACGTCGACCGTGCCGGCCACCGAGGTCATCGCCTCCTGGAACGCCCACACACCCCCCGGTACCTGGCTCCAGGTCGAGCTCTCCGGCACCTACTCCGACACCGCCGCCACCCCCTGGTACGTGCTGGGCCGCTGGGCATCCGGCGACGGCGACGTCCGGCGCACCTCGGTCGACGACCAGACCGACGGCAAGAGCTCCGTCTGGACCGACACCTTCGCGATCGACGACGCGGCGAGCGGGCTCCGGCTGGTCTCGTACCGGCTGCGACTGACCCTGTACCGCACGCCCGGAAGCGACCTCACCCCGACGGTGTGGCGGCTCGGCGCGATGGCCTCGGACGTCCCGGACCGGTTCACCGTCCCGGCCTCCGTGCCCGGCGCCGCCCATGAGTTGGCCGTGCCGCGCTACTCGCAGAACACCCATGTCGGGCAGTACCCCGAGTACGACAACGGCGGCGAGGCCTGGTGCAGCCCGACCTCCTCCCAGATGATCGTCGAGTACTGGGGACGCCGGCCCTCGGCCGAGGATCTGGCCTGGGTGAACCCGGCCTTCGCCGACCCGCAGGTCTGCCACGCGGCCCGCTTCACCTACGACCACCAGTACCAGGGCTGCGGCAACTGGCCCTTCAACGCCGCCTACGCGGCCACCTACCCCGACATGAACGCGGTGGTCACCCGGCTGCGCACGCTCACGGAACTCGAAACGCTGGTCCGGGCGGGCATCCCGGCCATAACGTCCCAGTCCTTCCGCAAGGAGGAACTGACCGGGGCCGGCTACGGCACCTCGGGCCACCTGATGACGGTCATCGGCTTCACCGAGGACGGCGACGTCATCGCCAACGACCCCGCCTCACCGGGTAACGAGGCCGTCCGCCGGGTCTACCTCCGGCGCGAGTGGGAGAACATCTGGCTGCGTACGAAGCGCTACGACGCGAACGGCAAGGTCAGAGGCGGTACGGGCGGTGTCTGCTACATCTACTGGCCCGCTCGGCCGACACCGAGCCAGCACCGCGCACTGCAGGCGCTCGGCCTGGCGTGA
- a CDS encoding uridine kinase, translating to MNDLDRAAHALLRLPPSCGPVRLVAVDGHAGSGKSTLAARLSAALGDAPVLHLDDLATHEELFAWTERLRQQVLEPLSRGGTAFYRPYDWHLRSFGEARALPPAPVVLVEGVGAGRQAVRPFLAWLLWMERTAEDSWVRGRHRDGPEQAAFWDGWTLAETRHFSEDPSRAFADTLVRERPEGYDWLPGPSVTAGADQIITHSDGSMSVN from the coding sequence ATGAACGACCTCGACCGCGCGGCACACGCCCTGCTCCGGCTCCCGCCCTCCTGCGGACCGGTCCGGCTGGTCGCGGTCGACGGCCACGCGGGCTCCGGCAAGTCCACCCTCGCGGCCCGCCTCTCCGCCGCCCTCGGCGACGCGCCCGTCCTCCACCTCGACGACCTCGCCACCCACGAGGAGCTCTTCGCCTGGACCGAACGGCTGCGGCAGCAGGTCCTGGAGCCGCTCTCGCGCGGCGGGACCGCGTTCTACCGACCGTACGACTGGCACCTCCGGAGCTTCGGCGAGGCCCGCGCGCTGCCGCCGGCCCCGGTCGTCCTCGTCGAGGGCGTCGGAGCGGGCCGGCAGGCGGTGCGCCCGTTCCTGGCGTGGCTGCTGTGGATGGAGCGGACAGCCGAGGATTCCTGGGTCCGGGGGCGGCACCGGGACGGTCCGGAGCAGGCCGCGTTCTGGGACGGCTGGACCCTGGCGGAGACTCGCCACTTCTCCGAGGACCCCTCCCGAGCCTTCGCCGACACCCTGGTACGAGAGCGTCCCGAGGGGTACGACTGGCTCCCCGGGCCCTCTGTGACAGCGGGCGCAGACCAGATCATCACGCACAGTGACGGCTCGATGTCCGTGAACTGA